A region from the Acidobacteriota bacterium genome encodes:
- a CDS encoding DUF4115 domain-containing protein, which produces MTSAERSNTRQPPWVGPESEGTTFGSWLRQQREVRQIGLREIADSSKVSLRYLEAFEQDRFDLLPASVFAKGFLRQYAEYVGLDGDEVINHYLWARQEGSPSLPEERVEERPGPSPSARESRGLWPVLLIAFLVLAVIVALVLLLAERDRDQPVEQQPRQAFVPPVSPPVPVSPPVETPGEPDSAAEAAAQEPAVPLRVTVEFIRDCWVEAVVDGDQRIAREYSQGESLQIDAQERVVFRKLGNAGGVNLEVNGEPLQLDGVDGQVLSNLTIDLETAAALGVAEPSEATP; this is translated from the coding sequence ATGACCAGCGCAGAGCGCTCCAACACTCGGCAACCGCCTTGGGTAGGTCCCGAGTCGGAAGGGACGACCTTCGGCTCCTGGCTCCGTCAGCAGCGAGAGGTCCGTCAGATCGGCCTGCGGGAGATTGCCGACAGCAGCAAGGTGAGCCTGCGATACCTGGAGGCCTTCGAACAGGATCGCTTCGACTTGTTGCCAGCCTCGGTTTTCGCCAAGGGTTTTCTCCGCCAATACGCCGAATATGTAGGCCTCGACGGAGACGAGGTCATCAACCACTATCTGTGGGCTCGCCAGGAGGGTTCGCCGAGCCTTCCCGAGGAGCGCGTGGAGGAACGTCCAGGGCCGAGCCCGAGCGCCCGGGAGTCCCGCGGGCTGTGGCCGGTGCTGCTCATCGCCTTCCTGGTGCTGGCGGTGATCGTGGCGCTGGTGCTGCTGCTGGCGGAGCGCGATCGGGATCAGCCCGTCGAGCAACAGCCCCGCCAGGCGTTCGTGCCGCCGGTGTCGCCGCCGGTGCCGGTGTCGCCTCCCGTGGAAACCCCTGGGGAGCCAGACTCGGCGGCGGAAGCGGCGGCCCAGGAGCCCGCGGTGCCCCTGCGGGTGACGGTGGAGTTCATCCGCGACTGCTGGGTGGAGGCGGTGGTGGACGGCGACCAGCGCATCGCCCGGGAGTACTCCCAGGGAGAGTCCTTGCAGATCGACGCCCAGGAGCGGGTGGTCTTCCGCAAGCTGGGCAACGCCGGCGGGGTGAATCTGGAGGTCAACGGCGAGCCACTGCAGCTGGACGGCGTCGACGGCCAGGTGCTGTCCAATCTCACCATCGATCTGGAGACCGCTGCGGCCTTGGGGGTCGCGGAACCGTCGGAGGCGACGCCGTGA
- a CDS encoding sigma-70 family RNA polymerase sigma factor encodes MSKKKNMEAAETSAAPLVQSDWDLVQRHRYGDPQAFEEVYERYGQMVFNLAYRMCGDRELAADLTQDSFLRIFRAVDRFRGRSSLKTWIYRVALNVCRSRLRRKRWNLQPLAEDDGPGVELRDPGRGPEQRAIARDQGRRVAQALLEVPEVFRSAVVLCDLQGLSYEEIAEVLGIRLGTVRSRIARGRDRLRVILERQQEEDDAGEETRS; translated from the coding sequence GTGAGTAAAAAGAAGAACATGGAGGCCGCCGAGACATCCGCCGCTCCCCTGGTCCAATCCGATTGGGATCTGGTCCAACGGCATCGGTACGGAGATCCGCAGGCTTTCGAAGAGGTCTATGAGCGCTATGGCCAAATGGTGTTCAATCTCGCCTACCGCATGTGCGGCGATCGGGAGCTGGCGGCGGATCTGACCCAGGACAGCTTCCTGCGGATCTTTCGCGCGGTGGATCGTTTCCGGGGGCGTTCGAGCCTCAAGACCTGGATCTACCGCGTCGCCCTCAACGTGTGCCGCAGCCGCCTGCGGCGCAAACGGTGGAACCTCCAGCCGCTGGCGGAGGACGACGGGCCGGGGGTGGAGCTGCGGGATCCGGGCCGCGGGCCGGAGCAGCGGGCCATCGCCCGGGACCAAGGCCGCCGGGTAGCGCAGGCGCTGCTTGAGGTGCCGGAGGTCTTTCGCTCGGCGGTGGTGCTCTGCGACCTCCAGGGCTTGAGCTACGAAGAGATCGCCGAGGTACTCGGCATCCGCTTGGGCACCGTGCGCTCGCGCATCGCTCGGGGCCGGGATCGGCTGCGGGTGATCCTCGAGCGGCAGCAGGAAGAGGACGACGCCGGCGAGGAGACGAGATCATGA
- a CDS encoding GreA/GreB family elongation factor, producing MAISKTTQNYIAKGDFDSIEDEWLAQSGRDPENLDYFIGVARALQGQGQADRARTLLELLDDQISDRGLWRLRLKMLRRARALIYDDEEMHRAILATLKEIHGDHSMYELMVDKLGLNKAIRDISKTWEKAERLESLMGFDVGTVVLMKGKGAGKIQEINLQLDTFKVDFPKHPGLMVGFRAAAKMLIALTEGHILRRKMDEPDQLKKLAKDDPPELLRLVLQSYNEERTAAQIKQDLTGVVTPKRWTSWWNAARKHPQVITETSGRASYRWAATSAHAFEAVWQSFESAPPREKVDLYKRNADRDEDLKQRMVRSLAAAGNGALMQEPGLALEIWLALERGGDLPDDLPWGAPDILSTDTAHKSIAEVQDRNLRERAAELVQEHREDWPKVFAHWLLQEEDPRLLDRLTESLGQEDPQELNRFLEQVLSQPRKHPAAFVWMAERAVENEELRQRNPLRFLKQLLISLQDDNFASYRAARLMPLFESGGTVPRLIPMLEEGQAEQAATAVDRAPGLEEYQRSALTSALELRFSSLRKETEAPLYATRDKIEEKRKEFQHLKSVELPANRKAIEEARAMGDLRENFEYKSARQRHEYLSARVAGLNHDLSRVQPIDLSFSESSEVRVGTRLKLKTDGGEERTLTILGPWESEPEKHIVSYESELAKALLGKKEGEEATAGGTTYTVESIEAVQESDL from the coding sequence ATGGCCATCTCCAAGACGACCCAGAACTACATCGCCAAGGGCGATTTCGATTCCATTGAAGACGAGTGGCTGGCCCAGAGCGGCCGGGACCCGGAGAATCTGGACTACTTCATCGGAGTAGCCCGGGCTCTTCAGGGCCAGGGGCAGGCGGATCGCGCCCGCACCCTGCTGGAGCTCCTCGACGACCAGATCAGCGACCGCGGTCTGTGGCGCTTGCGGCTGAAGATGCTGCGCCGGGCCAGGGCCCTGATCTACGACGACGAGGAAATGCACCGAGCCATCCTAGCCACGCTCAAAGAGATCCACGGCGACCACAGCATGTACGAGCTGATGGTCGACAAGCTCGGTCTCAACAAAGCCATCCGGGATATCTCCAAGACCTGGGAGAAGGCGGAGCGGCTCGAGTCCCTGATGGGCTTCGACGTCGGCACCGTGGTGCTGATGAAGGGCAAGGGCGCCGGCAAGATCCAGGAGATCAATCTCCAGCTGGATACCTTCAAGGTGGATTTCCCCAAGCATCCGGGACTGATGGTGGGCTTCCGAGCCGCTGCCAAGATGCTCATCGCCCTCACCGAAGGGCACATCCTGCGGCGCAAGATGGACGAGCCGGACCAGCTCAAGAAGCTCGCCAAGGATGATCCGCCGGAGCTCCTGCGGCTGGTGCTCCAGAGCTACAACGAGGAGCGCACCGCCGCTCAGATCAAGCAGGATCTGACGGGCGTCGTCACCCCCAAACGCTGGACCTCCTGGTGGAATGCGGCGCGCAAGCACCCGCAGGTGATCACCGAGACCAGCGGCCGCGCTTCGTACCGCTGGGCCGCCACCAGCGCCCACGCCTTCGAGGCGGTGTGGCAATCCTTCGAATCCGCCCCGCCACGGGAGAAGGTCGACCTCTACAAGCGCAACGCAGACCGCGACGAAGATCTCAAGCAACGGATGGTGCGCTCCCTGGCGGCGGCGGGCAACGGTGCCCTGATGCAGGAGCCGGGCCTGGCCCTAGAGATCTGGCTGGCCCTGGAGCGCGGCGGCGATCTACCCGACGATCTGCCCTGGGGCGCCCCGGACATCCTGAGCACCGACACCGCCCACAAGAGCATCGCCGAGGTCCAAGACCGCAACCTGCGGGAGCGAGCCGCCGAGCTGGTGCAGGAGCATCGAGAGGACTGGCCGAAGGTCTTCGCCCATTGGCTGCTGCAGGAGGAAGACCCTCGGCTGCTGGACCGGCTGACGGAGAGCCTGGGGCAGGAAGATCCCCAGGAGCTCAACCGCTTCCTCGAACAGGTGCTGAGTCAGCCCCGCAAGCATCCGGCGGCCTTCGTATGGATGGCGGAGCGGGCGGTGGAAAACGAGGAGCTGCGCCAGCGCAACCCCCTCCGCTTCCTCAAGCAGCTGCTCATCTCGCTCCAGGACGACAACTTCGCTTCCTATCGAGCGGCGCGGCTGATGCCCCTCTTCGAAAGCGGCGGCACGGTGCCGCGGCTGATCCCGATGTTGGAGGAAGGGCAGGCGGAGCAGGCTGCCACCGCCGTGGACCGGGCTCCCGGCCTCGAGGAGTACCAGCGCAGCGCACTGACCAGCGCTCTGGAGCTGCGCTTCTCGTCCCTGCGCAAGGAAACCGAGGCGCCGCTCTACGCGACCCGCGACAAGATCGAGGAGAAGCGCAAGGAGTTCCAGCACCTCAAGAGCGTCGAGCTGCCGGCCAACCGCAAAGCCATCGAGGAAGCCCGAGCCATGGGCGACCTGCGGGAGAACTTCGAATACAAATCCGCCCGCCAGCGCCACGAATACCTGTCGGCGCGGGTCGCGGGGCTCAACCACGACCTCTCCCGAGTGCAACCTATCGACCTCTCCTTCAGCGAGTCGTCGGAAGTCCGGGTGGGCACCCGATTGAAGCTCAAGACCGACGGCGGCGAAGAGCGCACCCTCACCATCCTCGGCCCGTGGGAAAGCGAGCCGGAGAAGCACATCGTGTCCTACGAGTCGGAGCTAGCGAAGGCGCTGCTGGGCAAGAAGGAAGGCGAGGAGGCCACCGCCGGCGGCACCACCTACACGGTGGAATCCATCGAGGCGGTGCAGGAGAGCGATCTCTGA
- a CDS encoding N-acetylmuramoyl-L-alanine amidase, producing MLRKPSLRRLQLPGHSLWLWALLGLFAALPAWGDEVRVRLTAAEGSQAAVLSDDNEVYLEVQPLRGEGLLALCRRVSGTNDVAPAVREANGGQTRLLAGHSYRVPLELLSQEYRRKVLQALFPQDRAHPQGWKHRVQRFRDMPAETLWRVAERFTGRGANYTAIRAANALPDNDVDAGQELLIPASLLLPPFHAEVVAAGGPVALDPRPREPSVQTAAASASAVAVPAVQTTTSPKVSEAVPAKVTVPEPLAVPAPNVKNSDQAQLQYGKDAQGEYAVYRLKPGEALYSSVVVRFTGRIYAVDVNALAADIARRNGVKDVTDMPIGFPVKIPFDVLQPEFLPPGHPRRVEYEANLRASARFSNPVRSTDLAGITVILDAGHGGRDMGTSKLGVWESTYVYDIMLRLKRHLETYTSARVFTTTRDGDHYRIDDRDVLPYSREHVVLTDPPYDLKNGDSRVGVHLRWYLANSIYRRALEQGSKPEDVVFISIHADSLHPSLRGAMAYIPDAELRRGSFGKSGTVYTSRREVREDPRVSYTWRQRTQSEGLSRQLAEEVIRSFSERNLAVHPQKPVRQQIYRGRRPWVPAVLRYNAVPAELLLEVVNLANDQDRKLLQSRIFRQHAATAIADGLRSYYGTGSSATTVATAGR from the coding sequence ATGCTGCGTAAGCCGTCCCTCCGTCGCCTGCAGCTGCCCGGGCATTCGCTCTGGCTGTGGGCGCTGCTCGGGCTCTTCGCCGCCCTGCCGGCGTGGGGAGACGAGGTGCGGGTGCGCCTGACTGCTGCGGAGGGATCCCAGGCGGCCGTGCTCTCCGACGACAACGAGGTCTATCTGGAGGTCCAACCCTTGCGAGGGGAAGGCTTGCTAGCGCTCTGCCGGCGGGTCAGCGGCACCAACGACGTGGCGCCGGCGGTGCGCGAGGCCAACGGCGGTCAGACTCGTCTGCTCGCCGGTCACTCGTACCGGGTGCCGCTGGAATTGCTGTCCCAGGAGTACCGGCGGAAGGTCTTGCAGGCGCTCTTCCCGCAGGATCGGGCCCATCCCCAGGGTTGGAAGCATCGGGTCCAGCGCTTCCGGGACATGCCCGCCGAGACGCTGTGGAGGGTGGCGGAGCGCTTTACCGGCCGGGGCGCCAACTACACGGCCATCCGCGCCGCCAACGCCTTGCCGGACAACGATGTCGACGCCGGGCAGGAGCTGCTGATCCCGGCGTCCTTGCTGCTGCCGCCGTTCCATGCGGAGGTGGTGGCCGCCGGGGGGCCGGTGGCGCTGGACCCGCGGCCCCGGGAGCCCAGCGTGCAAACCGCCGCAGCCAGCGCTTCAGCGGTGGCGGTGCCGGCGGTGCAGACCACCACTTCGCCCAAGGTTTCGGAGGCGGTGCCCGCCAAGGTGACGGTGCCGGAGCCGCTGGCGGTGCCGGCGCCCAACGTCAAGAATTCGGATCAGGCGCAGCTGCAATATGGCAAGGACGCCCAAGGGGAGTACGCCGTTTATCGGCTGAAGCCCGGGGAGGCTCTGTACTCCAGCGTCGTGGTGCGCTTCACCGGTCGTATCTACGCCGTGGACGTCAACGCTCTGGCGGCGGACATCGCCCGCCGCAACGGCGTGAAGGATGTCACCGACATGCCCATCGGCTTTCCGGTGAAGATTCCCTTCGACGTCTTGCAGCCGGAGTTCTTGCCCCCGGGCCATCCCCGGCGGGTGGAGTACGAGGCCAATCTGCGCGCCAGCGCTCGCTTCAGCAATCCGGTGCGCTCCACCGACCTGGCGGGAATCACGGTGATCCTCGACGCCGGCCACGGCGGCCGGGACATGGGCACGTCGAAGCTCGGAGTGTGGGAGAGCACCTACGTCTACGACATCATGCTGCGCCTCAAGCGGCACCTGGAAACCTACACCTCGGCGCGAGTCTTCACCACCACCCGGGACGGCGACCATTACCGCATCGACGATCGCGACGTGCTGCCCTATTCCCGGGAGCACGTGGTCCTCACCGACCCACCCTATGACCTCAAGAACGGCGACAGCCGGGTGGGGGTGCATCTGCGCTGGTACCTCGCCAACAGCATCTACCGCCGAGCCCTGGAGCAGGGCAGCAAGCCGGAGGACGTGGTCTTCATCTCCATCCACGCCGACTCTCTGCATCCTTCGCTGCGTGGCGCCATGGCCTACATCCCGGACGCGGAGCTGCGCCGCGGCAGCTTCGGCAAGAGCGGCACGGTCTACACTTCCCGCCGGGAAGTGCGGGAGGACCCGCGGGTGAGCTACACCTGGCGCCAGCGCACCCAGAGCGAGGGCCTGTCTCGGCAGCTGGCGGAGGAAGTGATTCGCTCCTTCAGCGAGCGCAATCTGGCGGTACACCCCCAGAAGCCGGTGCGCCAGCAGATCTATCGCGGCCGGCGGCCGTGGGTGCCGGCGGTACTGCGTTACAACGCGGTGCCCGCGGAGCTGCTGTTGGAGGTGGTGAATCTGGCCAACGACCAGGACCGCAAGCTCCTCCAGAGCCGCATCTTCCGCCAGCACGCCGCTACCGCCATCGCCGACGGCCTGCGCAGCTACTACGGCACCGGCTCCAGCGCCACCACCGTCGCCACTGCCGGGCGCTGA
- a CDS encoding J domain-containing protein, whose amino-acid sequence MATNYYSILGVPENATGEQIRSRFLDLARQLHPDRFQGERKEQAERDFQAITEAFNVLSSPTRRREHDLELARPAASSTPGSPEQLLKVYMQRGVKAYKESNFSAAADNFDHATKTDPTNAKAFFHLALACGKERRWLSRALQAARRASELEPFNSKYSKLAGKLFAQAGNLEQAEHYYLLAQKWGEEDPAVTEALEEVRRKAKKGRSGLFGMGS is encoded by the coding sequence ATGGCGACGAACTATTATTCGATTTTGGGCGTTCCAGAGAACGCCACCGGCGAGCAGATCCGGAGCCGATTCTTGGATCTCGCTCGGCAGCTGCACCCGGACCGCTTCCAGGGCGAGCGCAAAGAACAGGCGGAGAGGGACTTCCAGGCCATCACCGAGGCCTTCAACGTGCTGTCCAGTCCTACCCGTCGCCGGGAACACGATTTGGAGCTGGCGCGGCCGGCGGCGAGCTCGACCCCCGGTTCTCCCGAGCAGCTGCTGAAGGTCTACATGCAGCGAGGCGTCAAGGCCTACAAGGAGAGTAATTTCTCCGCCGCCGCCGACAACTTCGATCACGCCACCAAAACCGATCCCACCAACGCCAAGGCTTTCTTCCACCTGGCTTTGGCCTGCGGCAAGGAACGCCGTTGGCTGAGCCGCGCGCTGCAGGCGGCGCGCCGGGCTTCCGAGCTCGAACCGTTCAATTCCAAATACTCCAAGCTCGCCGGCAAGCTCTTCGCTCAGGCGGGCAATCTGGAGCAGGCGGAGCACTACTATCTGCTGGCGCAGAAATGGGGCGAAGAGGATCCCGCCGTGACCGAGGCCTTGGAAGAGGTCCGCCGCAAGGCGAAGAAAGGTCGCTCCGGCCTCTTCGGGATGGGGAGCTGA
- a CDS encoding Stp1/IreP family PP2C-type Ser/Thr phosphatase, translating to MLQIKACGLSDVGLARAHNEDCFGIDSEHRLAVVADGMGGHSHGEVASRIAVQSIRSYVDEHLGNHHSRPPEETGECRHAELLETAVRDAHQKVLGAIREDGALYGMGTTVVGFLLCGTTAAVANVGDSRVYRIREGRLELLTQDHTWVNEQVVAGFLSAEQARVHPLKNVITRALGGDNEIKIDMLEVTTQPGDLYLLCSDGLTTMLSDPEIQSALEDRRGLEPTCRLLVDEANARGGLDNVTVVLVEIEESVDDADASEARTAEVVTVDD from the coding sequence ATGCTGCAGATCAAGGCCTGTGGCCTTTCGGACGTCGGCCTGGCGCGAGCCCACAACGAGGATTGCTTCGGCATCGATTCGGAGCATCGGTTGGCGGTGGTGGCGGACGGCATGGGTGGCCACAGTCATGGTGAAGTGGCTTCCCGCATCGCGGTGCAGTCCATTCGCTCCTACGTTGACGAGCACCTTGGCAACCATCATTCCCGTCCTCCCGAGGAGACGGGGGAGTGCAGGCATGCCGAGCTGCTGGAAACCGCCGTGCGCGACGCTCACCAGAAGGTTTTGGGGGCGATTCGGGAGGATGGCGCCCTGTACGGCATGGGGACTACGGTGGTGGGCTTCTTGCTCTGCGGGACCACCGCTGCGGTGGCCAACGTCGGTGACAGCCGGGTCTACCGCATCCGCGAGGGCCGGCTGGAGCTGCTGACCCAAGATCACACCTGGGTCAACGAGCAGGTGGTGGCCGGCTTCTTGTCGGCGGAGCAGGCGCGGGTGCACCCGCTGAAGAACGTCATCACCCGAGCCCTCGGCGGCGACAACGAGATCAAGATCGACATGCTCGAAGTGACGACCCAGCCGGGAGATCTCTACCTGCTGTGCTCCGACGGCCTCACCACCATGCTCAGCGATCCGGAGATCCAGTCGGCTCTGGAGGACCGCCGGGGCTTGGAGCCCACCTGTCGGCTGCTGGTGGACGAGGCCAACGCCCGCGGCGGCCTGGACAACGTGACGGTGGTGCTGGTGGAGATCGAAGAGAGTGTCGACGACGCCGACGCCTCCGAGGCCCGCACTGCTGAAGTCGTCACCGTCGACGACTGA
- a CDS encoding VWA domain-containing protein, whose amino-acid sequence MRAIQNSSPLLRPTLGALLLALLSTLVLAPAAVAQEAPEAAPQETFEEQVNVTEVVLDALVTDRKGNVILGLQPDDFVVEEDGEPVQLDSVSFYSNRLVEPDDEGAAEAGVSVDDQPSDRYFILFFHDQRINSGSAFRIVERQLNAGRQSQDWVREEMLPGDWVAVVSYDVKLKLHQDFTQDRKALLSAIDRAVKGSDGANWPSRQDGDEGPALAGNMPSGKELRKATGNIYKGLRVLAEATEPIQGRKNLLLFTLGFGELDSFGNYIPDTRYYPPMMHALNDANVAVYTIDLSPPNVRHSLEDAMSHLAADTGGEYMFTHSNFIKPLRRVSEATNGYYLLSYRSRHPEGKEGYQKVKVSLKNPKWKVSARSGYSFGDDSEG is encoded by the coding sequence ATGCGCGCAATTCAGAATTCTTCCCCCCTACTTCGACCGACCCTCGGTGCTCTCCTTCTAGCGCTTCTGAGCACCCTGGTCCTCGCTCCCGCCGCCGTCGCTCAAGAAGCTCCGGAAGCAGCGCCTCAGGAGACCTTCGAAGAGCAGGTGAACGTCACCGAGGTCGTCCTCGACGCTCTGGTCACCGACCGCAAGGGCAACGTCATCCTCGGTCTCCAGCCGGACGATTTCGTCGTCGAGGAAGACGGTGAGCCGGTGCAGCTGGACTCGGTGAGCTTCTACAGCAACCGCCTGGTAGAGCCCGACGACGAGGGCGCCGCGGAGGCCGGTGTCTCCGTCGACGACCAGCCCTCGGACCGCTACTTCATCCTCTTCTTCCACGACCAGCGGATCAACAGCGGCAGTGCCTTCCGCATCGTCGAGCGCCAGCTCAACGCCGGCCGCCAGAGCCAGGACTGGGTGCGTGAGGAAATGCTGCCGGGAGATTGGGTGGCAGTGGTCAGCTACGACGTCAAGCTCAAGCTGCACCAGGACTTCACCCAGGACCGCAAGGCCCTGCTCTCCGCCATCGACCGCGCCGTCAAGGGTTCCGACGGTGCCAACTGGCCGTCCCGCCAGGACGGCGACGAAGGACCCGCTCTGGCCGGGAACATGCCCTCGGGCAAGGAGCTCCGCAAGGCCACGGGCAATATCTACAAGGGTTTGCGGGTGCTGGCGGAAGCTACCGAGCCGATCCAGGGCCGCAAGAACCTGCTGCTCTTCACCCTCGGCTTCGGTGAGCTCGACAGCTTCGGCAATTACATTCCGGACACCCGCTACTACCCGCCCATGATGCACGCCCTCAACGACGCCAACGTGGCCGTCTACACCATCGATCTGAGCCCGCCCAACGTGCGCCACAGCCTGGAGGACGCCATGAGTCACCTGGCGGCGGACACCGGTGGTGAGTACATGTTCACCCACAGCAACTTCATCAAGCCCCTCCGGCGCGTGTCGGAGGCCACCAACGGCTACTACCTGCTGAGCTACCGCAGCCGCCATCCGGAAGGCAAGGAGGGCTATCAGAAGGTCAAGGTGAGCCTGAAGAATCCGAAGTGGAAGGTGAGCGCCCGCTCCGGCTACAGCTTCGGGGACGACTCGGAGGGGTAA
- a CDS encoding anti-sigma factor, with the protein MSRHATAAQLSAYLDEELPPPQLRLVEDHLEECPDCRRQLEGLRRVVRGLRRLEDLAPPPTLGQDLARRIRLEPQPRDLLQRLEGRIQNTPMQSTVGFTFALVFSLAVILFLFLNWVDERRQTHQPVLVAPSEILDAEDFTLPEEPVPTRTVSAASEEAQRWIAAAPELGRLLDRGVPVTWTWEGEVVEIVPAAVGDEQAGDGEAARGAPEGE; encoded by the coding sequence ATGAGCCGTCATGCGACAGCTGCCCAGCTCTCGGCCTATCTGGACGAGGAGCTGCCACCGCCTCAGCTGAGGCTGGTGGAGGATCATCTGGAGGAGTGCCCGGACTGCCGGCGCCAGCTGGAAGGGCTGCGGCGGGTCGTGCGGGGGCTACGGCGTCTGGAAGATCTAGCCCCGCCCCCCACCCTGGGCCAGGATCTCGCTCGCCGCATTCGTCTGGAGCCCCAGCCGCGGGATCTGCTCCAGCGCCTCGAAGGCCGCATCCAGAACACCCCCATGCAGTCCACCGTGGGTTTCACCTTCGCTCTGGTCTTCTCCCTGGCGGTGATTCTCTTCCTGTTTCTGAATTGGGTGGATGAGCGGCGCCAGACTCATCAGCCGGTGCTGGTGGCCCCCTCCGAAATCCTCGACGCCGAAGACTTCACCTTGCCGGAGGAGCCGGTGCCCACCCGCACGGTGAGCGCCGCGTCGGAGGAAGCCCAGCGCTGGATCGCAGCGGCACCGGAGCTGGGGCGCCTGTTGGACCGAGGCGTGCCGGTGACCTGGACTTGGGAGGGAGAAGTGGTGGAGATCGTGCCGGCGGCGGTTGGCGACGAGCAGGCCGGCGACGGGGAGGCAGCGCGGGGAGCGCCGGAGGGGGAGTAG